In the Thermoplasmata archaeon genome, AATAGGAATCCCTGCAATTACCACAGCAGAAAGCAAGTTATCTCTGAAATCAATGCCTTCTGAAAGAGAACCACCCAGCACTGCATGAAGTACCGCTCCATGCTGTCGATGCTCTTCAAGTTTCTTCAACATACTAATTTTCTCTGCCTTTGACATCTCAGCATTTTCGTAAATCTGAGGCTTTGAGCACTTGCTCTCTACATATCTAGCAATCACGGCCATCATCTGGTAGGAAGTGTAAAAAACAGCGATGTTACCAGGTACGCTGTTAGCAATTCTCGCAATTGCAGAGGCATAGCTTCTATACATTTCTTCGCTCCTCACATCATACCTTGATGTCAGGTTCGGCAGAGAAACCAATAAACGATTTTCCGGTGGAAAGGGAGATGAGAAATATCGAAGCACACTTCTCTCTTCTGGGACCCCTAGTAATTCCCTGTACATTTCTAACGGGTAAAGCGTTGCAGACATCACAATTCCTGCTGGAGAATGTTCAAACACTCTTGCACCAATTTTGCTCGTATCCAACATCTCGCACACAAATTCATCAGGACCTGCAAACCTAAGCAATGACTTTTCCTCCATGCTCCATCGCCTAATAAAATCCACAATGTTTTCTAAATAGGGCTCAACCACTCCCTGCTTTTCCAGAAATGCATTAAGAAGTTCGATTTTTTCTAAAAATTCGGAAAACGATAATCTAGCAAGTCTCGTTTTACATGCGATTTCAAAAACCTCTTCAAAAAACTCCCGTTCCAGCTTCGTCTCCGCATCAAACTTTTTATCAGAAAGTATTCCATGAATTTCTCTGAGCAACCCTGCAATCGCTGGCTCTATCTTCGCCACTTCTTTTGCTCCTTCACTAAAATCCTCTACTTTGAGAAATTTTGTGTAGTTAGCACGAATTCTTTCTGGCAGATTGTGAGCTTCGTCAATTACAACCACTATGTTCTCTGTACTAATGGCAAGTTTCTGGAGAACAATCTCGCTTATCTCTGAAAAAAGATAGTTATAATCGCACACAATCACTGTTGCCTCCTTTGCAACTTCAGTCGCACACAGATAAGGACAGGATTTCCTTGAAATTCCCTGCTTGATTATCTCATCCACATCCATGGGAAATTCCTTTGCCTTTCTAACAATCTCAGTGGAGGCTCTGGCAAACTTGCAGGAGTGTGTCCGTAAACTTGCGCTGCAGATTTCCTCAAAAAACCTTGAATTTTTTATGTTCTCAGCGATGCACATGCTCTTCTTTCCTATCATGTCCGCAACCACTATTTTCGGCTCCTTCTTTCGCATTCTCGCCAGTGTTTCTATTGCAATTTTATGCTGGGACTGTCGGGAAGTCATGAAGAAGACAATACAGCCATGTTCCATAGCATACTCTACAGCCGCAGTAAGTGCGACTGCCGTCTTTCCCATCCCAGTGGGAGCATTCGCCATCAAAAACTTACCTGCATCTACAATTTCCCTTGCTTCTTTTAAAAAATCCTTTTGGACTGGGCGTAAACTTTCGAACGGAAAAAGGTTTCTAGGACTCTTCTCGACACTTTCTTCTACTGGAACATCCTTTACAGTATCACATTTCTGGCATACAAATTCAATTTTTCCTTTCCGTCTCATGGGCTTTAGCAAACTGTGGCACTTCTCACAAAACATCATAGCCCCCAGAAACTGTTCTCTTTTTTCTTTATCTCTACAATTTTGGCAAGGGCTTCTGCTTCCTCAAAACTGAGTGTAACATTCTTCAATTCCTTATATTCACTTTCTGTAATACTGGTGTAGAGAATGTCTCCCTCGTTTATCTGCCTTCCCACGGTGGGTCCTTCAATAGAAATTGCCACTTCCATTCCCATTATTGCTTCATTTATGGGCTTGTTTTCACTCTGGATACTTCTTACCCTCCCAACAACGGTGCCGTCTTCACGCATCAAAGGCATGTTTTGCCGCAATTTTCCTGCGAGGATACGTACACCTACAATCGCGGGCTTGCTCACTCTGAATACGCAGCCAGGCAAAATCTTTATTTTTGCAGGATATGTAATACTCTTCCTTTTCTCCTCCTCAATCCTCTGTTTCTCTTCCTCTCTCCACTTCTCATAGTCCTCAATCAGTTTATAAACAATGTTTCCATCTATTATTTTCACACCCTGCTTCAGTGCTTCTGCAATAGCATCCTCTTGTGTTCTCACATTAAATGCAAGAATTGCTTTGTAAAAGGGGTTTTTATTTGTTCCTGCCTCAACCACATCATGTTTTGATACACTGCCGATTTCAGCATGCTTTATTGGAATGTTTGCCACCTTACACTCAAAACCCAGTGCTTCTATTGAACCCACCGCATCTGCCTTCACTATTATACCTTCTTCTGCAACCTCAATTGTTGGTTTCAGGCTCTCCAAGAGCTCTTTTTTGTATTGTTCAAAGTTCTCTGGCTTATCTAACACTCTGATTATAGTACCCGCAATGGCTTCATCAAGGTTCTGAGCCCCAATTCGCACACCCGCTGCCGCCGATACCATTTTTTCCTGCCGGAAACGGTCCTCTGGGTCTCTGATTTCATCGAGCGGTTTTGGCCTAAAAATTGCTTTGACCTTTGTGGAAATCACGCCATCGCTCTTGCAAACCAGAATTGTGTCCCCCACTTTCAGAATTCCCTTGTAGATTATCACATCAATGACTGTACCAAGCCCTTTCGCCTCCTTCACTTCAAGCACTGTACCTTCGCACCCGTCATCTGGCTTTATCTCAAGCTGGTTTTCAAGGAATCGCTGGGCAAGACCAACAAGTACCGTGAGCAAATCAGGGATACCTTCTCCTGTTTTCGCACTTACTGGAACTATCGCAATGTTTTTTGTGAAATCTGTGATTCTATCATACCTATCTGCAGATAGCCCAATGTCACTCAATCTGCCAGCAATCTCATAAATTCTGGCATCAAGTTCCTGAATTGCATAGTCGCTCTGTTCTCTTACTGAGTGAATAAAGCATGCCTCTGCACTTCGCCAGCCTGAGATGAGGTCTATCTTGTTGGCACAGACAACAAATGGTGTCCTGTATTTTTTGAGGATGTTTACAGACTCTGAGGTCTGGGGCATGAAACCCTCTCTAACATCAACGACCAGAATTGCAAGGTCTGCAAGAGCTCCGCCTCTAGAACGCATAGTTATAAACGAATGATGCCCGGGTGTATCTATAAACAAAAGTCCTGGAACCTTCAGAGCTTTTTCGTTTACCATTCGCCCACAAATTTTAGCAATCGTATCCGTGGGAATCTCTGTTGCCCCTATGTGCTGGGTTATCAGTCCTGCCTCCCGCTCCGCTACGCTTGTTCCCCTTATTTTGTCAAGAAGTGTGGTTTTACCATGGTCCACATGACCCAACACGCTAACGATTGGTTGTCTTATTGGCATGGTCTTTATTGCATAAGGCATTTGATATAATACATTTTCTGTTGGAAACTCAACCCCTAAAGGAAACTTTTTAATTCTGTTCGTGTTCACACTATTTGATGCTACAGGATGTTAAGCCCACCAGGTCAGAGCTCATAGAATTGAAGAAAAAGATTGAGCTTGCAAAGAAAGGACACAAACTCCTGAAAATGAAGCGAGATGGTTTAATTTCTGAGTTTTTCAGGGTGCTGAAAGATGCAAAGAACCTACGAATGGAAATTGTGAGTGTTTACAACAATGCCAGACACCTTGAGGCAATTGCTGAGTGTGTGGATGGAAAAATTGCCGTGGAATCTGCAGCAATGGCACTGAAAAACATTCCAAGGGTTAGTATCAGGCCTATAAATATAATGGGTGTGAGTGTTCCTCATGTATTGAGTACCAACGAGGGGAAAGTAGGTACCGTTTCTCCGCTAGGTACAGGAATTATTGGCACCAGCACAAGCATTGAAGACGCAGCCAGAGCATATACAAATCTGCTTCGTCTGATTATAAAGGCAGCTCAGTATGAGACCGCATTGCGAAGATTGATTGATGAAATTGACAAGGTGAAGCGTAGGGTGAATGCTTTGGAGTTCAAGGTAATTCCAGAGCTTACAGAAAAGGAAGCAATTGTGAGAATGCATCTGGAAGAACTCGAGCGTGAAAACATTTTCAGATTGAAGATGATGAAAGGGGAAAGTTAAATATTTCCAAGATATACCAATACACACGAAAATCGTTGCTGCATATCCTGGAAGACGCACCTTCGCAAAACATACTCACAGAGGAGTTGTTTTTATCGCAAACAGTTTGCTCTTTCTGGTCGGAACCCAGTTTATCTCTGTGATTCTCCTTTTGATAGGCATTCTATCAGTACTCTCTAATCCAGACATTTCAATTGTGCTTACCACCATTCTAAATGTAATGTCCTCCAAAAACCCATTTATTTTTGTGCCCGCGGTGCTCCTTTCTCTCTTCAGTTTTCTGAGTTATCTCTTCTTTTTCATTGGCTGGTTCTTCCTCGTTTATGGAGAAAATGAGATTCCATCCGGTTTCCCAGAGAGTGTGAGCAAGGGTTCGATTTTTGCCTTTTTCTATCTAATTGTTTACCTTGTTAGGGTCTCAGTATCTCTGTTCGCTCTTGTAGGATTCGGGACGCTGATGTACATCCAGGAAATTTTTGTTGGATCTGGGTTATTATTTAACATCATTGATGCAATTCTTCTCTCTACGGCTCTTCTCTACTTTGCCAGAGCTAACGCATATCCCACAACTGCCTACCATATCCGAAATACTGGATTCATGTATGTAGGAGGCGCCGCTTGTGCTGCAATTGGCTATACTACCCTTATTTGTGGGATAATTTTCTCAGCAGTTATTGGCCTGCTGGTTGTTGCCGGGCTTGTGCTGATTTATCTGGGTTTTGGGGTGATGATTGCCTCTCTCATAAAACTCCATGAACTTTACTTTGTGATCGTGAAAAGAATAGAGGAAGAGGACTACATTCACAAGTCCACTCCTCAGCTCTCATAATAGCCTTTTCTTTATGCCTACAGCCCTATTCTTTTGTTTCTTTCAAAAACATTAAAAGACGAAGTTCTTCTGGCGTAAGACGTGTGTTCTCGAGTAATACTCTGTCGTTGTTTTCTGCCATCGCCTTAAGAATCCCAGGCATCCCTTTAGTTAGCATCATTATCTTCTTCAGGTTCTCCTCTGGTATTTTTTCATTTTTCAGAATTTTTTTAGCATCTGCCTCCTCAAGCCCTTGTAACCTAATCTCAACTCCATATCCCTCCTCTATGTCTTTCGCACTGTAGCACCACATATAGGCAGGAGTGTCAGAACGCATTGTGAGAACAAGCTTTATTCTAGACCCACTTTTGATTCCTCTGATCATACCAGAGAGAATGTCCACAATCTCATCGTTTGCATGCTGGTAATCGTCTATCACAACCACGCTTCTAGAATGCTCGAGCTCAATTGAAAAAACTCTGAGAAATTCTTCGAGGTCCACTTCCTTGCTTTCTCTCAGCATATCCTCCAGCGTTTTCTTTCCCATCTCCGCTAGGAATTTAGCGAGACCGCTCAGCAGATGCCAACCAGTATCGTTCTTCCGTAGGGTGTACCATAAAATGTTGGAATTTTTCTTGACGCGTTCCAGCCCCCGATAGGCAAGTAAACTTTTTCCTGCTCCCCAGGGCCCTGTAATTGAAATAAATCTTGGCTTGCTGGAATTCAGCACAGATTCTATTATCGCAAGTTCCTCCTCTCTATTGTAGAATTCTCTAACATCTGGTACAGAATACCAGAGCTCCACATACCTCTTTAACTTTGGCTCTGGCTGTTCACTGATTTTACTCGCGTCTACAATTTCTACTGAAGAAATGGATTTTATGGCAGAGAAGAAGTTCCTAGCATCCTTCAATATCTCCTCAATTGTTTTCTCCACCACTTCGTCCCCTTCTAGCGCCGGCACTTTAATTGAGAAAATCTCTTTCTTAAGTGCATTGGCTCTCGTTACTCCATCAGAGGTTAAGAAATACACTCTCACCTTCCTTGGTATTCCCTCTACTCTCCCAAATTTTTCCTCCACAAGACCATCACCGATGAGCTTCTTCACAGTTCTGGGGACATGGGCTGGGAGAATGTCGATTCCCTCTGCAATTCCTTTCTGGGTTACGCCAAAGGGAAAGGTATGTCGCTCCCGAAACCTCTCGTATTCCAATAGATAAAGTAACACACGCTCAGAATAGGTTAGCTTGATATGGTGTTCAAACGCAGCCATCAAAGGATACATCTGAATACACATCATAAAGGTTTCGCAGATTTCTGCAGAAAATTATATAGGGGATTGTGGTATTCTGGGTTTGTGATACATAGAAATGGTAACGAAAATAAGGAAAGATGCTAAAAACCGCAAACAGAATACATATGACTACTAATATAAAAATGTGTTTAATAAAATATGATGAATAAAAAAGCCACTCCGAAAAATATATATATACGTATGCCTATTAATTAGAATTGACGGACTGATGTCGGACAAAAGATGGGATGCCATCTGACATGAAAACAAAATAAAAAATGGCCAGAAGGAGGCAAACATGTACCTGAAAGAAATTCAGATGCGGAATTTCAAAACTTTCACAAAACCAATCTCAATCACTTTTGAAAAGGGATTTACTGCAGTCACAGGACCCAATGGTTCTGGTAAATCAAACATCTCAGACGCTGTGCTGTTTGTTCTTGGTCCCAAAAGCTCACGGGTAATTAGAGCAGGTAAACTCACAGACCTTATCTTCAACGGAGGTAAAGAAGGAAAGCCAGCTAAGGAGTGTGAATGCTCGCTAATCTTTGATAACACAGACAGAACGATTCCAATTGATGCAGATGAGGTAAAACTCACCCGCATAGTAAAAATTTCGCCATCAGACCCTTCTGGCTACAACAGTTATTTTTATGTGAACGACAAGAAATCCACACTCACGGAGTTTGAAGAACTACTTGCTAATGCGAGAATTTCAGCAGATAGTTACAACATTGTCCGCCAAGGAGACATCACAAGCATCGTGGAAAAAATGACACCAGTTGACATAAGAAGAATCATTGATGGCATTGCTGGCATCACCAAATTTGATGAGGATATAAAGAAAGCAGAGGAGAAGCGTGCCTATGTTGAAGACAATCTTTCAAAGATAAGCATCATTCTAGATGAACACAAAAACCAACTCAAGGTGCTTGAAAAGGATAGGGAGACCGCTATAAAATTCATGGAATTGAAGCACAAACTTGAGGAGGCAAAGGCCTCACTTGCACACAAGAAAAAGGCGTCCATAGAGGGAGAGATTGCAAACATCAACAACCTTATAGAAACCCAGAATAAAGAAATTGAGAATTTGAAAAAAGAGAAGGAGAAACTCGGAGAAGAAATCAAGACACTGAGTGCAAAGAAGGAGGAAATCGAAAAGGAAATTGTGGCAAGAGGTGGAGAGGAATTTAAAAAGCTGAAAAACGAGATTGATGGCATTCGCCTGAATGTGGCAAAGGCGAGGGATAGAATTGCGGAACTCAAGGAGGGGCTTGTCACTCTGAAAAACGAGAAAAACATGGCCGAGAAAGAAATCCAGAAATTGGAAAAAGCCAGAACGAACCTCGAGAACGATGCGGAAAAGACAAAGGAGGAACTCAGAAAGGTTACTGAAAACATCAAGGACATGGAATCTAAAATCAAATCAATTGAGGAAACAATTTCCAAGTCAGACACTGAAATTGTTACACTCCAGAAAGAAATGTTGAAGTTCTCGGAGACGATTGATAAGAAGATGGAAGAATCCAAGCTGGCTGAAATTGAACTCGGCAAGGCAAGAAATGTTATCGAGAATTTAGAAATCCAGATTACGAAAGCAGAGGAAGAAATAAAGACGAGGGAATTCGAGTTGAGAGATGCGGAATTTGAGTTGAAGGAGTTGAGCACAAGTAGGAAAACCTCAGGAAAAAGCATTCAAGAATTGACAACTGCCTTCCACAAGAAACGGGGAGAGATTGCAAAACTGGAAACTGAAATTGAGAAACTTGAAGACGAAATTAGAGAACTCACAAGAACCTATAACACCCTCAAGGCACAGATTGAAGCGAGAATGGGTGCCGAAAGAGGTGCTGGAGACGCTGTGAACACCATTCTGGATGCTAGAAACAGAAATCTGATAAAGGGGATTCATGGTACGATTGCCCAGCTTGCAAAATTTGAGGAACAATACAGCGTAGCTCTGGGCGTGGCTGCTGGCCCCAGAATGAATGCAATTGTGGTAGAGGACGATGGTGTGGCAGCCCAGTGCATTGAATATCTAAAACAGAAGAAGGCAGGCAGAGCAATTTTCATTCCACTTAACAAAATTTTGGAGACAAGACCAAGAGGAAAGGCAGTGATAGTTGCAAAAGATAAGAATTGTGTGGGTTTCGCAATAGACCTCCTACAATTTGACGAAAAATATCGCCCTGCATTTTCCTATGTGTTCGGTGATACACTTGTAATGAAGGACTTAGATTCTGCAAGAAGCGTGATGGGTGGCGTTCGCCTTGTAACCCTTGCAGGTGAGTTGATAGAGGCAAGTGGGGCAATGATCGGGGGGAGCATCCAGGACAAGGAGAAGTTTGGTGCTGGTGCTCTTGAAGAACTTGATAGAATTGGAAAGGTGCTTGGCTCAAAGATGGAGGAGGAGAAAGTCCTCACTGATAAACTGAAGGAAGAGCGAGAAGCCCTCAGAAAGCTTGAGGATGAAATCAGGGAGAAAAACAGCAAGGAGGGCACTGCCCAGCTCGCCTACGAGACCTGCCTGGTAAGAAAGAAGGAGACAGAGAAAAGACTGAATGAGGCAAAGGAAACGCTTGAAAAATTAAATAAGGAAATGGAAAATGCCAGAAAGGAGACGGAAAAATGGTCCAATACTTGTGAGAAAATCAAGAAGGAAATTGAGAAGTTGAAGACAGAGAAAGAGGAGATAAATGCGAAAATTCTTGAACTAACACCAAAGGTGCTTAGCGAAGAACTAAAGGAGGCGAGGAGCCAGTTACAGTCCGCTCTTGGGAAAAAGGTTGAGTTAGAGGGAAAGCTCTCTTCAATTGAAACAAACATAAAGCTTTACACGGAAAGATTGGAAGAGCAGAGACGGAAGAGTTCTAGTGTTGCAGAACAGATTGAAAAAAATGGAAAAGAAATTGAGAAGTTAAATAGCGAGGTTTATAAGGGCGAGGAAAAATTGAAAGCCCTTTTGAGGGTAGAGGAAACACTCAACAAGGAACTGGCAGACCTCCAGCAACAAAGAGAAGAAATATTTAAGCAGATCAACGAACATACGGCAGAAAGGGACAAGATTGATACTAAAATTCTCTCTAAAAACGACATAATCATCAGCCAGACCACAAAACTTCGCTCCCTTGAAGATGCCCTCGCAGAAATCAACATTGAGATAATGAGTTACAAGGTAAGCGTGCCAGAAAAACTTCCCTCAAATGAGGAATTGAAACGCACAATTACTGAGTGTGAGAACGCTATAAATTTACTGGGCGCCGTGAATATGAAAGCAATTGAGGACTACGATGCTCTCAAGAAACGGATTGAGGAATTGAAAACAGAGTTTGACAGATTAGAGGATGAAAAGCACAAACTCATAGAGCTTGTGAAAGAGATCACGGAAAAGAAAAAGACAGGTTTCTACAAAGTTTACACAGCAATCAATGAGAACTTCAAGAGAATTTATGCAGAACTCTCAGATGGGGGCGAGGCAGAACTTGTCCTTGAGAACCCAGATAATCCATTTGAGGGAGGGCTACACATAAAGGCAAAACCGAAGAACAAAAAAGTGACACGACTTGAATCTCTATCTGGCGGTGAAAAGAGTCTTACTGGGCTTGCATTCATATTTGCAATTCAGCAGTATGACCCAAGCCCATTCTATTTCCTTGACGAGGTTGACATGTTTCTAGATGCAATAAATGCGGAGATAGTGGCTAAGGTGATAAAGAAAAATTCTGCAAAAGCTCAGTTTATCATGATTTCGCTCAGAAAAGTCACGCTTCAGTATGCGGATAGATTGTATGGCGTAACCCTGGAGCCAACTGGCACCTCCAAGGTCGTTGCGCTTGAACTTGACCAGATTAAGGACATGGTTGAGGAAAAACCAAGAGAAGAGTCAGAAGGGGTGGTGTAAATGAACACATCAACAGTTTGTGAAGTTGGGAAAAACGAGAATCTGGAAATCGGGGCTCTGAGAACAGCGAAATTTGACCCAGATGTAGTTAAAAATGTGCTGAACCACCTGCTGTTCTACAAGTCGCTGATCAGCGAAAACGATGAAAAGAAGATTGACCATTACCTGAACCTTGTGGAGACCTTGGGTGGCGGAAGCTTTATTTCAATCCAGAATCCGTTTGAACGTGCACTTGCAGCAATATTTGAACTTGTGCTGGAGCACGCACTTGATCCATGGAACATAGACCTTGTTGAATTTGCAAAAATGTACCATGAGAAACTGAAGGAAAGTGAGGACATAGATTTCATCACAGCTGGAAGAATCATTCTGATGGCCTGGGCAATACTACACATCCAGAGCGAAACCCTCCGCTTGAAGGCAGAACCACCAGCACCTGTTCAGGTGGAAGAGATTGAACCCTGCATGGATTTGTGGAGCACACCAGAGGAGATGGATTACACAAATATTGTGCTGAACTCTGAAGAACCACCAATTCAGCCACTTGCTTTACATCCAAGTTCGAGACCAGTAACTCTGATGGAACTCGTGAACGCATTTGATGAGGCAAGAGTGGAAGCAGAGCGGAGAATACAACTGGAAGAAATAAGGAAGGCGAATGTAGAAAAATTCCGTAGCACACCTGTGATCAAGGTTCATGAGGAGTCCATAGAGCATGACATAAACGAACTCTGGCCGAAGATTGAGCATAAACAAGGGAAATTTGCATTTCGCTCATTGCTGAATGGCTGCAGGAGCAGAAGTGTTATCGTGGGTATGTTTGTGGCGTTGCTGCACCTTGCTAAGATGAACCGAATAAAAATCTGGCAGGAAAAAATTCCGTATGGAGAGATATATATAGAGGTTCTGAATAACTGATAGAGACCATGGAGAAGCAACTCTCGCTGGTGATTGAAGCCCTGCTCTTCTCTTCAGGTAGAGAACTCAGCGTGCGGGAAATCGCTCAAATTCTTGGTGTGGATGAGCCAGCAGTAAGGAAAGGCTGCAGAGAACTTGTGCAAAGATACAGAAAAGCAAACACTGCGATTGAGATAGGAAAAGTGGGAACTAGGTATGTGATGCGGCTAAAACCAGAATTTGTCGGAGTTGCTGTGCCTATCGCCATGCCAGAACTTGATAAAGACGAGATAAAGACCCTGGCACTAATTGCATTCTATCAGCCATTAAAACAAAGTGTCCTTTCAAAGATGGTGGGCTCGAAGGTGTATGAACACATTGAAAAACTGAAAAGAACGGAGTTAATCAAAGCGAAAAAAAGCGGTGCTACCTTTACGCTGACCACAACAAGGAAATTTCTAGTTTATTTTGGAATTCCGAGTGCAAAAAAAGAGGAGATTAGAAAGTGGATTGCAAGTAAAGTGGGAATTGAACTGAAACAGGAGGAAGTAGAGAGTCCTGAAAACAAGCAGGCGGTACAAGCTGTGGAAAACCCAAGCGAGCCAAAAACTGATGGGAACAATCAGGACTGAGCAAAAATTTTATTTTTCATGGGGTTATCAGCTTTCTCAAGGTGCCGCAGGGGGCTATCAGAATGGCCACAGACGACGAAAAGAAGATACTCGTAGAGTTTACAAGAATTCCAGGCATAGGGCTAGCGAAAGCAAAGAAACTTTACGATGCTGGCTATCACTCAATAGAGGACTTGAGAAAAGCAAGTTTTGAAGAATTGGCAGGAATAAGAGGTATTGGTGAGGCACATGCAAGAGCAATTAAAGAACATTTTGGAGATAAGCCAGTTAAAAAGCCATTTTCTGATTTCAAAGTTAAAAAAGTTGCGGTTGAAGTGAGCCCTGAGGAGACCAGAGCAGATAAGAAAGAGGATGTATCTATCATAGACCCCGAAATGGAAAAAGAGTTATTGGAGATGGAGAAGGAACTGAAGGAAACAGAGGAATTTATTGAGAAGTCGAAGGTGAGCACTGCTCCTGTTGTCTTCGAGAAAAAGGTAAAGAGCGTGAAAAAGGGAGAGGTAAGAAAAAGAAAATTTCCTACCAGGCGTGTGAAGTTCGGTGCATTCATTTTCGTCACTCTGCTTGTCATTGGCTCAATCCTTGTGCTCCTGCTTGCAACACAACCCTCCGGCAGAATCAAGGTAGATGGAAGCATTGAGGATTGGCAAGGAATTGTAAGATACACCGATACTCAGCCCGTGTTCAACATGGACATCAATCTGAACGAATACAGTGTTTACTATGAAAGCGATAGAGTTTACTTCTATGCTAAAGTATCTGGCAGTTTGTTCAATGGTGCTAACAATGGCTACGATGCTTTGATAATTTTTGTGGATACAGATGCAAATGCCAACACTGGCTACAGAATAGAGAATTTGGGTGCTGATGCGAAAATTGAAGTTGCTGGTTATTCGGGTGAAATCCGCTCTGCCGTTGCCTCAAGAT is a window encoding:
- the infB gene encoding translation initiation factor IF-2; protein product: MPIRQPIVSVLGHVDHGKTTLLDKIRGTSVAEREAGLITQHIGATEIPTDTIAKICGRMVNEKALKVPGLLFIDTPGHHSFITMRSRGGALADLAILVVDVREGFMPQTSESVNILKKYRTPFVVCANKIDLISGWRSAEACFIHSVREQSDYAIQELDARIYEIAGRLSDIGLSADRYDRITDFTKNIAIVPVSAKTGEGIPDLLTVLVGLAQRFLENQLEIKPDDGCEGTVLEVKEAKGLGTVIDVIIYKGILKVGDTILVCKSDGVISTKVKAIFRPKPLDEIRDPEDRFRQEKMVSAAAGVRIGAQNLDEAIAGTIIRVLDKPENFEQYKKELLESLKPTIEVAEEGIIVKADAVGSIEALGFECKVANIPIKHAEIGSVSKHDVVEAGTNKNPFYKAILAFNVRTQEDAIAEALKQGVKIIDGNIVYKLIEDYEKWREEEKQRIEEEKRKSITYPAKIKILPGCVFRVSKPAIVGVRILAGKLRQNMPLMREDGTVVGRVRSIQSENKPINEAIMGMEVAISIEGPTVGRQINEGDILYTSITESEYKELKNVTLSFEEAEALAKIVEIKKKENSFWGL
- the smc gene encoding chromosome segregation protein SMC, whose product is MYLKEIQMRNFKTFTKPISITFEKGFTAVTGPNGSGKSNISDAVLFVLGPKSSRVIRAGKLTDLIFNGGKEGKPAKECECSLIFDNTDRTIPIDADEVKLTRIVKISPSDPSGYNSYFYVNDKKSTLTEFEELLANARISADSYNIVRQGDITSIVEKMTPVDIRRIIDGIAGITKFDEDIKKAEEKRAYVEDNLSKISIILDEHKNQLKVLEKDRETAIKFMELKHKLEEAKASLAHKKKASIEGEIANINNLIETQNKEIENLKKEKEKLGEEIKTLSAKKEEIEKEIVARGGEEFKKLKNEIDGIRLNVAKARDRIAELKEGLVTLKNEKNMAEKEIQKLEKARTNLENDAEKTKEELRKVTENIKDMESKIKSIEETISKSDTEIVTLQKEMLKFSETIDKKMEESKLAEIELGKARNVIENLEIQITKAEEEIKTREFELRDAEFELKELSTSRKTSGKSIQELTTAFHKKRGEIAKLETEIEKLEDEIRELTRTYNTLKAQIEARMGAERGAGDAVNTILDARNRNLIKGIHGTIAQLAKFEEQYSVALGVAAGPRMNAIVVEDDGVAAQCIEYLKQKKAGRAIFIPLNKILETRPRGKAVIVAKDKNCVGFAIDLLQFDEKYRPAFSYVFGDTLVMKDLDSARSVMGGVRLVTLAGELIEASGAMIGGSIQDKEKFGAGALEELDRIGKVLGSKMEEEKVLTDKLKEEREALRKLEDEIREKNSKEGTAQLAYETCLVRKKETEKRLNEAKETLEKLNKEMENARKETEKWSNTCEKIKKEIEKLKTEKEEINAKILELTPKVLSEELKEARSQLQSALGKKVELEGKLSSIETNIKLYTERLEEQRRKSSSVAEQIEKNGKEIEKLNSEVYKGEEKLKALLRVEETLNKELADLQQQREEIFKQINEHTAERDKIDTKILSKNDIIISQTTKLRSLEDALAEINIEIMSYKVSVPEKLPSNEELKRTITECENAINLLGAVNMKAIEDYDALKKRIEELKTEFDRLEDEKHKLIELVKEITEKKKTGFYKVYTAINENFKRIYAELSDGGEAELVLENPDNPFEGGLHIKAKPKNKKVTRLESLSGGEKSLTGLAFIFAIQQYDPSPFYFLDEVDMFLDAINAEIVAKVIKKNSAKAQFIMISLRKVTLQYADRLYGVTLEPTGTSKVVALELDQIKDMVEEKPREESEGVV
- a CDS encoding V-type ATP synthase subunit D encodes the protein MLQDVKPTRSELIELKKKIELAKKGHKLLKMKRDGLISEFFRVLKDAKNLRMEIVSVYNNARHLEAIAECVDGKIAVESAAMALKNIPRVSIRPINIMGVSVPHVLSTNEGKVGTVSPLGTGIIGTSTSIEDAARAYTNLLRLIIKAAQYETALRRLIDEIDKVKRRVNALEFKVIPELTEKEAIVRMHLEELERENIFRLKMMKGES
- a CDS encoding ATP-binding protein, which gives rise to MYPLMAAFEHHIKLTYSERVLLYLLEYERFRERHTFPFGVTQKGIAEGIDILPAHVPRTVKKLIGDGLVEEKFGRVEGIPRKVRVYFLTSDGVTRANALKKEIFSIKVPALEGDEVVEKTIEEILKDARNFFSAIKSISSVEIVDASKISEQPEPKLKRYVELWYSVPDVREFYNREEELAIIESVLNSSKPRFISITGPWGAGKSLLAYRGLERVKKNSNILWYTLRKNDTGWHLLSGLAKFLAEMGKKTLEDMLRESKEVDLEEFLRVFSIELEHSRSVVVIDDYQHANDEIVDILSGMIRGIKSGSRIKLVLTMRSDTPAYMWCYSAKDIEEGYGVEIRLQGLEEADAKKILKNEKIPEENLKKIMMLTKGMPGILKAMAENNDRVLLENTRLTPEELRLLMFLKETKE
- a CDS encoding ATP-dependent DNA helicase; the protein is MRRKGKIEFVCQKCDTVKDVPVEESVEKSPRNLFPFESLRPVQKDFLKEAREIVDAGKFLMANAPTGMGKTAVALTAAVEYAMEHGCIVFFMTSRQSQHKIAIETLARMRKKEPKIVVADMIGKKSMCIAENIKNSRFFEEICSASLRTHSCKFARASTEIVRKAKEFPMDVDEIIKQGISRKSCPYLCATEVAKEATVIVCDYNYLFSEISEIVLQKLAISTENIVVVIDEAHNLPERIRANYTKFLKVEDFSEGAKEVAKIEPAIAGLLREIHGILSDKKFDAETKLEREFFEEVFEIACKTRLARLSFSEFLEKIELLNAFLEKQGVVEPYLENIVDFIRRWSMEEKSLLRFAGPDEFVCEMLDTSKIGARVFEHSPAGIVMSATLYPLEMYRELLGVPEERSVLRYFSSPFPPENRLLVSLPNLTSRYDVRSEEMYRSYASAIARIANSVPGNIAVFYTSYQMMAVIARYVESKCSKPQIYENAEMSKAEKISMLKKLEEHRQHGAVLHAVLGGSLSEGIDFRDNLLSAVVIAGIPIPPPSLETLFLEQFLKEKYGEEKGYAYARLCPAFNKVLQAAGRCIRSEKDRAIIFLLDTRFSSPRYQKYMPEDFRATTVKNIEEVAEKFFSGQGNNSRIERF